From Leptospira brenneri:
ATGATTTCCAATTTTTGGTTTTGAAAATAGAACTGATCGGAAACAGAATCTCTTGTGGTTCCAGGTACATCACTCACTACAGCACGTTTGTATCCAAGAAAGGTATTGAGGAGTGACGACTTACCAGAGTTAGGTTTTCCAATAATGGCAATTTTGCAATAAGGATCTTCCGGCATTTTGATTTTGTCGGGTAGAAAAAAATTAATCTTTTGATAGAGTAGATCAAAATTACGACGCCCGAGTGCCGAGATCGGTAGAAGTTCATTCAAACCCAGTTTGTAAAATGGTTCCAGATCGTATTCATCTTGTTCAGTATCTACCTTGTTGATCAGGGTCAGAACCATTTTGTCTTTTAAAATTTCGTCTTTTTTAAAGAGGTCAATCAACTTGTGATCATACTTACGTAAGTCTTTATGATCGATTACGTGTAGGATTAAATCCGAATTTCGTAAATGTTCAAAAGCGATATCGATGATCTCTTTGGAAATTTCATCAATATTTTCAATATCAAGCCCCGGCGTATCGGACAAAGTGAACGGAATTTTAAATTCAGATCTTTCGACTGTTTTTTGCAAAACGTCTCTTGTGACACCGGCAGTGTTTTCAGTGATCGCACTTTGTGCTCTGAGAATGGCATTAAATAAAGTGGATTTACCCACATTTTGACGACCAACGATGGTAACGACAGGAAGTCCTTTCATTTGCGTAAATGTTCCTTCATGGCTCGTTCCATATCGATTTTGGCTTCCTTCTTTTGAATGTCGTCACGTTTGTCG
This genomic window contains:
- the der gene encoding ribosome biogenesis GTPase Der, producing the protein MKGLPVVTIVGRQNVGKSTLFNAILRAQSAITENTAGVTRDVLQKTVERSEFKIPFTLSDTPGLDIENIDEISKEIIDIAFEHLRNSDLILHVIDHKDLRKYDHKLIDLFKKDEILKDKMVLTLINKVDTEQDEYDLEPFYKLGLNELLPISALGRRNFDLLYQKINFFLPDKIKMPEDPYCKIAIIGKPNSGKSSLLNTFLGYKRAVVSDVPGTTRDSVSDQFYFQNQKLEIIDTAGIRRKSKTGESLEFYSYKRTLHSLGEADVVVLLVDAMKGLGEFDKKIFGEIQELGKPMIVAVNKWDLVPEKESNSWKHYKDRMEAKLSILKERPLISLSAKEKVRTHKLLESVVALYEKSQKKLTTRALNDWLSKWGGKNKVQKASNRPPKVYYATQVSQIPFKILFFVNDTKLFPSNILSFYRKSIVAEFGLDGLAVEIELRNRNEGKEGRE